A genomic stretch from Schistosoma haematobium chromosome 4, whole genome shotgun sequence includes:
- a CDS encoding hypothetical protein (EggNog:ENOG410V5E4~COG:J~BUSCO:EOG091G0UQZ) yields the protein MRIYRCWFCSSPIYPGHGILFVRNDCKEFRFCRGKCHKAFKKHKNPRKVRWTKVSRRVRGKELTDDLSQTFERKRNSLLKYERAAVKKIVDAVPKIDQIKHKRESAFIKKRLSKGVQLRREEDIKLVNTQMHLIEAPGAKRKRELMDIDSETDLSEEETMDLSFTELEKETSKRKAVDKSKTRVKKQKIALEAS from the exons ATGAGAATATACAGGTGTTGGTTTTGTTCGAGTCCAATATACCCTGGTCACGGGATTCTATTTGTAAGAAATGACTGTAAA GAATTCCGTTTCTGTAGAGGAAAGTGTCATAAAGCGTTTAAAAAGCATAAAAATCCTCGCAAAGTAAGATGGACTAAAGTTTCCAGAAGAGTTCGCGGGAAAGAACTAACTGATGACCTTTCCCAAACATTTGAGAGGAAGCGAAATTCATTACTGAAGTATGAACGAGCAGCAGTTAAAAAAATCG TTGATGCTGTTCCAAAAATTGATCAGATCAAGCATAAACGAGAATCCGCATTTATCAAAAAACGACTTTCGAAAGGAGTACAGTTGCGTAGAGAAGAAGATATTAAACTTGTTAACACACAAATGCATCTTATTGAAGCCCCAGGAG CCAAAAGAAAACGTGAACTAATGGATATTGATTCTGAAACAGATTTGTCAGAAGAGGAAACAATGGACCTTTCATTTACTGAACTTGAGAAGGAGACAAGTAAAAGAAAAGCAGTTGATAAGTCAAAAACTCGTGTCAAGAAACAAAAAATCGCTTTGGAAGCTAGCTGA
- the LINE1_2 gene encoding LINE-1 retrotransposable element ORF2 protein (EggNog:ENOG4103HER~COG:S) — protein sequence MKQLYDTTKKLSGKYSKPERPVKDKEGKPITEIQQQRNRWVEYFEELLNRPAPMNPPNIEVAYTDLPIDVNPPTTEEIRMAVRQIKNGKAAGPDNIPAEALKSDVEVTTSMLYPLFKKIWEEEQVPMDWKEGHLIKIPKKGDLSKCENYRGITLLSIPGKVFNRVLLNRMKDAVDAQLRDQQAGFRKDRSCTDQIATLRIIVEQSVEWNSSLYINFIDYEKAFDSVDRRTLWKLLRHYGVPEKFVNIIRNSYDGLQCKVVHGGQLTDAFQVRTGVRQGCLLSPFLFLLVVAWIMKTSTSEGKHGIQWTAQNQLDDLDFADDLALLSRTREQIQIKTANVAAVSASVGLSIHKGKTKVLKFKAKNSNPITLDGETLEDVESFTYLGSIVDRHGGSDADVKARIGKARAAFLQLKNIWNSKQLSTNIKVRIFNTNVKAILLYGAETWRTTTTTIKKVQVFINSCLRKILNIHWPDTISNSLLWERTNQLPAEEEIRKRRWKWIGHTLRKSSNCITRQALTWNPEGKRKRGRPKNTLRRIIEADMKRMNYNWKELERIAQDRVGWRMLVSDLCSFTRSNRCK from the coding sequence atgaaacagctctacgatacaacgaagaaactatcagggaaatacagtaaaccagagaggccggtcaaagacaaagaaggcaagccaatcactgaaattcaacaacagcgaaacagatgggtagaatacttcgaggaactcctgaataggccggctccaatgaatccaccgaacatcgaagtagcatacacagatcttcctatagatgtcaacccaccaacgacggaagaaattagaatggccgtcagacaaatcaagaacgggaaagcagcaggacccgacaacataccagctgaagcactgaaatcagacgtcgaagtaaccacaagcatgctttaccctctattcaaaaagatttgggaggaggaacaagtgccaatggactggaaagaaggacacctcatcaagattccaaagaaaggagatctgagcaaatgtgaaaactacagaggcattacactactgtcaataccagggaaagtcttcaacagagtgttgctgaaccggatgaaggatgcagtagatgcccaacttcgagatcaacaagctggattccgaaaggatcggtcgtgcacagaccaaattgcaacactacggatcatcgtcgaacaatcagttgagtggaactcgtcactatacatcaacttcattgattatgaaaaggcattcgacagtgtagataggaggacattatggaaacttcttcgacactacggagttcctgagaagtttgtcaatattatccggaactcatacgacggactacagtgcaaagtagtgcatggaggacagctgacagatgcattccaagtaaggaccggagtcagacaaggctgtttactctctcccttcctctttcttctggtggtcgcctggattatgaagacctcaacatctgaaggaaaacacggaatacaatggacagctcagaatcaattagacgatctggacttcgcagatgacctagccctcctatcacgtacacgtgaacagattcagataaagacagccaatgtagcagcagtctctgcatcagtaggcctcagtatacacaaagggaaaaccaaggtcctcaaattcaaagcgaagaacagcaatccaatcacccttgatggcgaaactctggaagatgtagaatccttcacatatctgggaagcatcgtcgatagacatggaggttcagatgcagacgtaaaggcgaggattggcaaagcaagggccgcattcctacaattgaagaacatatggaactcaaaacaactttcaaccaatatcaaagtgagaatcttcaatacgaacgtcaaggcaattctactgtatggagctgaaacttggagaactacaacaaccacaatcaagaaagtacaagtatttataaatagctgtctacgcaagatactcaacatccattggccggataccatcagcaatagccttctgtgggagagaacaaaccaacttccagctgaagaggaaattaggaaaagacgatggaagtggataggacatacattacgcaaatcgtcaaactgcatcacgaggcaagctctaacttggaatcctgaagggaagcggaaaagaggaaggccaaagaacacgttacgtcggataatagaggcagatatgaaaaggatgaattacaactggaaggagctggaaaggattgcccaggacagggttggatggagaatgctggtgagcgacctatgctccttcacgaggagtaacaggtgtaagtaa